The Haloarchaeobius amylolyticus genome window below encodes:
- a CDS encoding PKD domain-containing protein — translation MKQLVLVTILVTSHLTMAVPLANEHPATVAMDTGDNEPPLADAGLDQSATLGRTVELDGRGSLDPDGTIESYQWTIQSPGGRTVTPACGSCAKTTFRANETGTFTVSLTVTDDDGSSSRDTLYVRVAGGSGPAISVTGPASVERGNATTVDATLHRGSAPLDRVEWYVDGSLAANHSVATAGRDSISPAFPSTGRHTVRAVLYDRQGRTSTDTVGINVVDPAASSGNNSTSTPPSTGGSGGSGDPTLASQYDPTVSGSKLVTGDQPLIADYSLASAPPAAVVDDITWFDAAGARGEDTSTRISWEPGDHQLFAVVTYTDGSNDVATFADGTTAVVADPAPRVGLINIDGENQVAGDLVTSDDYGNLMSVTVTVDDRTVFHEEGTRGGRNPTLGDSRSSWFSFEDIEPNRTYTVTLTAVDGRGQRSTTDREVTAVGEIEIVSAGFVNGPVDSHHSRIDPDRYTAHHIVEVDLNGHDAEDVSMSYSFSSPLIKQLSKNSRVEQHWTGNTRVVFESNWSGYVPDSHHIRYDINGAGGSGAHPKLSSTFVVEPSNPELRLTTETHGTEPIGQQWGIIVDATESFDPDHTQLEYDWLGGAEHVPGNPGIGRFRSRESGGLVVSDQNRGRVGKNWSFLDHFVPGIESIEKTNSGPFNATDTVRFHVASEPWAFTKTREEYRVDLDFVTESRHVDIVSQGQVTVPQSEVPQHDTTDRLQRQVATIEVPAAALAAGRTPPEIVLQNTANPERSRSSTRLPALDIELNVTNATLYENLTVESIAYRVERDNVTLNESVDDGLELRRYLSQGYEIADTREVTTGIKLERYEEVRVRKTSRKSFGSASNRRRFLRIHPDWVDTGREVETRQESVTRTEWRRSKSGDGTFTGETKEETVPAQKRTVKQFEYEVQKTRTVDVEVEKTVEVTKQVEIEVEEERCNPIVGCYIHTVTKTVERTVTETRTVTVERERNYWDTERYWGRTAHSPQHTFTGKTKKITVRPSYDRTLYEFAITEIETVRETTYFASNHHVVTEKAWVPYTTVSDPREAAKAVRQRNIRANGSTTETRWTVSKQGTAVRTVAEFEDEEDVVETIAIVSGTEKKKEFIHSLGEERIIQTKEFRKEFRQDGAFSVGGIVRRFTDGGNSCNSTGECTE, via the coding sequence ATGAAACAATTGGTTCTGGTGACGATCCTCGTTACGTCTCACCTGACGATGGCTGTGCCGCTCGCGAACGAACATCCTGCAACTGTCGCGATGGACACCGGCGACAACGAACCGCCACTCGCTGACGCTGGCCTCGACCAGTCGGCGACCCTCGGCCGCACGGTCGAACTGGACGGCCGCGGGTCGCTGGACCCCGATGGGACCATCGAGTCCTACCAGTGGACCATCCAGAGTCCCGGTGGCAGGACTGTCACACCCGCCTGTGGGAGTTGTGCGAAGACGACGTTCCGCGCCAACGAGACCGGGACGTTCACCGTCTCGCTGACGGTGACAGACGACGACGGCTCCTCCAGCCGTGACACGCTCTACGTGCGGGTCGCCGGCGGAAGCGGCCCAGCGATCTCAGTGACCGGCCCCGCGAGCGTGGAGCGGGGCAACGCGACGACGGTGGACGCGACGCTCCACCGCGGGTCTGCACCACTCGACCGTGTCGAATGGTACGTCGACGGGTCGCTCGCCGCGAACCACTCCGTCGCCACGGCGGGACGCGACAGCATCTCGCCCGCCTTCCCCAGCACCGGCCGCCACACCGTTCGTGCCGTTCTCTACGACCGACAGGGTCGGACCAGCACCGATACGGTCGGTATCAACGTGGTGGACCCCGCTGCGTCTTCCGGCAACAACAGTACCTCGACACCCCCGTCGACCGGTGGCAGCGGTGGAAGCGGTGACCCCACACTTGCCTCCCAGTACGACCCGACCGTCTCCGGGAGCAAGCTCGTCACCGGCGACCAACCACTCATCGCCGACTACTCCCTCGCGAGCGCACCCCCGGCAGCCGTCGTCGACGACATCACGTGGTTCGACGCTGCAGGCGCCCGCGGTGAGGACACGAGCACGAGGATCTCGTGGGAACCCGGCGACCACCAGCTGTTCGCCGTCGTCACCTACACCGACGGGTCGAACGACGTGGCGACGTTCGCCGATGGGACGACCGCCGTCGTCGCGGACCCCGCCCCAAGGGTCGGCCTCATCAACATCGACGGCGAGAACCAGGTCGCCGGCGACCTCGTCACCAGCGACGACTACGGGAACCTCATGTCAGTTACCGTCACCGTCGACGACCGAACCGTATTCCACGAGGAGGGAACTCGCGGCGGGCGGAACCCGACGCTCGGTGACTCGCGGAGTTCCTGGTTCAGTTTCGAAGACATCGAACCGAATCGGACGTACACGGTGACGTTGACCGCTGTCGACGGTCGTGGACAACGCTCGACGACCGACAGGGAGGTCACGGCCGTCGGAGAGATAGAGATCGTCAGTGCCGGGTTCGTGAACGGCCCCGTGGACTCGCACCACTCGCGTATCGACCCGGACCGGTACACTGCGCACCACATCGTGGAGGTCGATTTGAACGGGCATGATGCTGAGGACGTCTCAATGTCATATTCGTTCTCTTCACCTCTAATTAAACAACTAAGTAAAAATAGTAGAGTTGAACAGCATTGGACCGGAAACACCCGGGTTGTATTTGAGTCCAATTGGTCAGGATATGTCCCAGACAGTCATCACATCCGATATGATATTAATGGGGCCGGTGGGTCTGGTGCTCACCCGAAGTTGTCTAGCACGTTTGTCGTGGAACCGAGCAATCCAGAACTTCGGTTAACCACAGAAACTCATGGGACAGAACCCATCGGGCAACAGTGGGGCATCATCGTCGATGCTACAGAATCATTCGACCCAGACCATACGCAGCTCGAGTATGACTGGTTAGGCGGTGCGGAACACGTTCCCGGTAACCCTGGTATTGGTCGGTTCAGATCCAGGGAATCGGGTGGCCTGGTCGTCTCCGACCAGAACCGGGGACGTGTTGGAAAGAACTGGAGCTTCCTAGACCACTTCGTCCCTGGGATTGAGAGCATCGAAAAGACCAACAGCGGCCCGTTCAACGCGACGGATACGGTTCGCTTCCACGTGGCGTCCGAGCCATGGGCGTTCACCAAGACCCGGGAAGAGTACCGTGTCGACCTCGACTTCGTTACCGAATCGAGGCACGTCGATATCGTCTCGCAGGGACAGGTCACGGTGCCACAGTCAGAGGTTCCTCAACATGATACGACCGACCGCCTCCAGCGTCAGGTCGCGACTATCGAGGTACCTGCAGCAGCGCTTGCGGCGGGTCGTACTCCGCCCGAAATTGTTCTCCAGAACACAGCGAACCCAGAGAGAAGCAGGTCGAGTACGAGGCTGCCGGCACTCGATATCGAACTCAACGTGACGAACGCGACACTGTACGAGAACCTCACGGTCGAGAGCATCGCCTACCGGGTCGAGCGAGACAACGTCACGCTGAACGAGTCCGTCGACGACGGGCTCGAACTGCGAAGATACCTCTCGCAGGGATACGAAATCGCCGACACCCGGGAAGTGACGACGGGGATCAAACTCGAACGTTACGAGGAGGTCAGGGTCAGGAAGACCAGCCGGAAGTCGTTCGGATCTGCGAGTAACCGCCGGCGGTTCCTCCGAATTCACCCGGACTGGGTCGACACAGGCCGAGAGGTGGAGACCAGACAGGAATCTGTGACGAGGACGGAGTGGCGCAGGTCCAAATCAGGTGACGGTACCTTCACCGGCGAGACCAAGGAGGAGACGGTCCCTGCGCAGAAGCGGACGGTGAAGCAGTTCGAGTACGAGGTGCAGAAGACCAGGACCGTCGATGTAGAGGTGGAAAAGACGGTGGAAGTCACCAAGCAGGTCGAAATCGAAGTCGAGGAAGAACGCTGTAACCCTATAGTCGGGTGTTACATCCACACCGTCACCAAGACCGTCGAGAGAACGGTCACAGAGACCAGAACGGTGACCGTCGAGCGTGAGAGGAATTACTGGGACACGGAGAGATACTGGGGGAGAACCGCACACAGCCCCCAGCACACCTTCACTGGAAAGACGAAGAAGATCACCGTTAGACCTTCGTATGACCGGACGCTGTATGAGTTCGCAATCACCGAGATTGAGACGGTGCGCGAGACGACATATTTTGCATCCAACCATCATGTTGTGACTGAGAAAGCATGGGTCCCCTACACGACTGTCTCGGATCCCAGAGAGGCTGCTAAAGCGGTCCGCCAACGCAACATCCGGGCCAACGGCTCCACCACCGAAACCCGCTGGACTGTCTCTAAGCAAGGGACCGCTGTCAGGACAGTCGCAGAGTTCGAAGACGAAGAGGACGTCGTCGAAACCATCGCGATAGTTTCTGGCACCGAGAAAAAGAAAGAATTTATCCATTCACTTGGCGAAGAGAGGATTATTCAGACTAAAGAGTTCAGGAAGGAGTTCCGACAAGATGGAGCATTCTCTGTGGGTGGTATTGTCAGGAGGTTCACTGATGGAGGTAATAGCTGCAACAGTACTGGAGAGTGTACCGAATGA
- a CDS encoding PHP domain-containing protein — MPGGDGSLLALDLHVHSNASYDGHEPVELVLEHAADIGLDGVVITDHDRIEASRHAAEVAHEFGLVGIPGVEVSTADGHLLAIGVDERPPRGEPLAETVETVREHGGAAVVPHPFQRTRHGVRKSRLTDCDAVEVYNSMVFTGYQNRRARRFADKHGYGQVGGSDAHYLMNVGRAYTVFELEEPVESAAEVSPDQLVDALRAGQTRVHGIRTPILQSTRQYAIGASRKTLYEVTSRLPYVAARPRAIADFMSDS; from the coding sequence ATGCCGGGAGGAGACGGATCGTTGCTTGCACTGGACCTACATGTCCACAGCAACGCGTCCTACGACGGTCACGAGCCCGTCGAACTCGTTCTCGAACACGCCGCGGACATCGGCCTCGACGGCGTCGTCATCACGGACCACGACCGCATCGAGGCGTCTCGGCACGCGGCGGAGGTCGCCCACGAGTTCGGCCTCGTCGGTATCCCCGGCGTCGAGGTCTCGACCGCCGACGGCCACCTGCTCGCCATCGGGGTCGACGAACGCCCGCCCCGCGGCGAGCCACTTGCAGAGACGGTCGAGACCGTCCGTGAGCACGGCGGCGCTGCCGTCGTCCCTCACCCGTTCCAGCGCACGCGCCACGGCGTGCGCAAGTCCAGACTCACCGACTGCGACGCGGTCGAGGTGTACAACTCGATGGTGTTCACGGGCTACCAGAACCGGCGCGCGCGGCGGTTCGCCGACAAACACGGCTACGGACAGGTCGGCGGCAGCGACGCCCACTACCTGATGAATGTCGGCCGAGCCTACACCGTCTTCGAACTCGAGGAACCCGTCGAGAGCGCCGCCGAGGTCTCTCCCGACCAGCTCGTCGACGCGCTCCGCGCCGGCCAGACCCGCGTCCACGGCATCCGCACCCCGATCCTCCAGAGCACACGCCAGTACGCCATCGGTGCCTCGCGCAAGACCCTGTACGAGGTCACCTCGCGCCTGCCCTACGTGGCTGCCCGGCCGCGTGCCATCGCGGACTTCATGTCTGATTCCTAG
- a CDS encoding HVO_2922 family protein, with product MAKATFELFTDRKGEYRWRLRHDNGNIIATGGESYSSKASAKKNIESVQKNAGGADVVEVASTAK from the coding sequence ATGGCAAAAGCCACGTTCGAACTGTTCACGGACAGGAAGGGGGAGTACCGCTGGCGGCTCCGCCACGACAACGGGAACATCATCGCGACGGGCGGTGAGAGCTACAGCTCGAAGGCGAGCGCGAAGAAGAACATCGAGAGCGTGCAGAAGAACGCCGGTGGCGCAGACGTGGTCGAGGTCGCCAGCACGGCGAAGTAA
- a CDS encoding SelT/SelW/SelH family protein, whose protein sequence is MPHVEIEYCVPCGFLNRAEDLQHVLLQTFGEQLDAVTLRTGDHGIFEVRVDGETVFDKSEDEFDVDEITRAVREKL, encoded by the coding sequence ATGCCCCACGTCGAGATCGAGTACTGCGTTCCCTGCGGTTTCCTGAACCGCGCGGAGGACCTGCAGCACGTCCTCCTCCAGACCTTCGGCGAACAGCTTGATGCCGTCACCCTCCGGACTGGCGACCACGGCATCTTCGAGGTCCGCGTCGACGGCGAGACCGTCTTCGACAAGTCCGAAGACGAGTTCGACGTCGACGAGATAACGCGAGCGGTCCGGGAGAAGCTCTAG
- the surE gene encoding 5'/3'-nucleotidase SurE produces MSGSPEILLTNDDGIDSPGFHALYDALGEVGNVTAVAPADDQSAVGRSMSNKVDVEEHELGYAVHGTPADCVVAGLQSLGPDPDIVVSGANKGANLGHYVLGRSGTVSAAVEAAFFDVPAIAVSLYVPIDPDEDRAWSEVEVPKEDYREATRAATYLTRHALGAGVFEQVDYLNVNAPLPGEEPAPLEVTNPSHMYEMDATITDGTVSLHDRVWERMASGDIPDPEGTDRRAVVDGRISVSPLTAPHTTEHHESLDALAQTYLSE; encoded by the coding sequence ATGAGCGGTTCGCCCGAGATCCTCCTCACCAACGACGACGGTATCGACAGCCCGGGGTTCCACGCCCTCTACGACGCCCTCGGCGAGGTCGGCAACGTCACCGCGGTCGCCCCCGCCGACGACCAGAGCGCCGTCGGACGCTCCATGTCCAACAAGGTCGACGTCGAAGAACACGAGCTCGGCTACGCGGTCCACGGCACCCCCGCGGACTGCGTCGTCGCCGGGCTCCAGTCCCTCGGTCCCGACCCCGACATCGTGGTCTCCGGTGCGAACAAGGGCGCGAACCTCGGGCACTACGTCCTCGGTCGCTCCGGCACCGTCAGCGCCGCCGTCGAGGCCGCCTTCTTCGACGTCCCCGCTATCGCCGTCTCGCTGTACGTCCCCATCGACCCCGACGAGGACCGCGCCTGGTCCGAGGTCGAGGTCCCGAAGGAGGACTACCGCGAGGCGACCCGCGCCGCGACCTACCTCACCCGACACGCCCTCGGCGCCGGCGTCTTCGAACAGGTCGACTACCTCAACGTCAACGCGCCCCTCCCCGGCGAGGAACCCGCCCCACTGGAGGTGACCAACCCCTCGCACATGTACGAGATGGACGCGACCATCACCGACGGCACCGTCTCCCTCCACGACCGCGTCTGGGAGCGCATGGCCTCCGGCGACATCCCGGACCCCGAGGGCACCGACCGCCGCGCGGTCGTCGACGGCCGCATCAGCGTCTCCCCACTCACCGCCCCGCACACCACCGAGCACCACGAATCGCTCGACGCGCTCGCACAGACCTACCTCTCGGAGTGA
- the aroA gene encoding 3-phosphoshikimate 1-carboxyvinyltransferase: MDVSLTRSTVKGTARAPPSKSYTHRAILAAGFAREAVVRDPLVSADTRATMRAVEGFGGTVDRGDDGLDVTGFDGQPAVPADVLDCANSGTTMRLVTAAAGLADGLTVLTGDESLRSRPQGPLLGALEQLGGRAESTRGNGQAPLVIKGPIAGGTVEIPGDVSSQYITALLMAGAVTEDGIDVDLQTELKSAPYVQITLDVLESFGVEATQTDEGFSVPGGQAYDPDGEYAVPGDFSSISYLLGAGAVAAEDELVVEGAQPSAQGDTAIVDIVERMGADVDWDRDAGTITVANSALSGVTVDVGDTPDLLPTIAALGAIADGETRIVNAEHVRYKETDRVAAMAEELTKLGASVTEHEDELVVHGDQSELAGATVDGRGDHRIVMALSLVGLVADGETTIQGAEHVDVSFPNFFDLLYELGADVRR, translated from the coding sequence ATGGACGTCTCTCTCACGCGGTCGACGGTGAAGGGCACCGCCCGAGCCCCGCCCTCGAAGAGCTACACGCACCGAGCCATCCTCGCGGCCGGGTTCGCCCGCGAGGCCGTTGTTCGCGACCCGCTGGTGAGCGCCGACACGCGGGCCACGATGCGCGCAGTCGAGGGCTTCGGTGGCACAGTCGACCGGGGCGACGACGGCCTCGACGTGACGGGGTTCGACGGCCAGCCCGCAGTGCCGGCCGACGTGCTCGACTGCGCGAACAGCGGGACGACGATGCGGCTGGTGACCGCGGCCGCCGGCCTCGCCGACGGTCTCACGGTCCTGACGGGCGACGAGTCGCTGCGCTCGCGACCCCAGGGGCCGCTTCTGGGCGCCCTCGAACAACTCGGCGGGCGTGCCGAGAGCACGCGCGGGAACGGCCAGGCACCACTCGTCATCAAGGGGCCCATCGCAGGCGGCACCGTCGAGATACCGGGCGACGTCTCCTCGCAGTACATCACCGCCCTGCTGATGGCCGGTGCGGTCACCGAGGACGGCATCGACGTCGATCTCCAGACCGAGCTGAAGTCCGCACCTTACGTCCAGATCACCCTCGACGTGCTGGAGTCCTTCGGCGTCGAGGCAACGCAGACGGACGAGGGCTTCAGCGTCCCCGGTGGGCAGGCCTACGACCCTGATGGCGAGTACGCCGTGCCCGGCGACTTCTCGTCCATCTCGTACCTCCTCGGGGCCGGGGCGGTCGCTGCCGAGGACGAACTCGTCGTCGAGGGCGCACAGCCCAGCGCACAGGGCGACACCGCCATCGTCGACATCGTGGAGCGGATGGGTGCCGACGTGGACTGGGACCGGGACGCGGGGACGATCACGGTCGCCAACTCGGCCCTCTCCGGCGTGACGGTTGACGTGGGCGACACTCCCGACCTGCTCCCGACCATCGCCGCCCTCGGCGCCATCGCGGACGGTGAGACCCGTATCGTGAACGCCGAGCACGTCCGGTACAAGGAGACCGACCGCGTCGCCGCGATGGCCGAGGAGCTGACGAAACTCGGCGCCAGCGTCACCGAACACGAGGACGAACTGGTCGTCCACGGCGACCAGTCGGAACTGGCGGGCGCGACCGTCGATGGACGCGGCGACCACCGCATCGTGATGGCGCTGTCGCTCGTCGGCCTCGTCGCCGACGGCGAGACGACCATCCAGGGCGCCGAACACGTGGACGTCTCCTTCCCGAACTTCTTCGACCTGCTCTACGAGCTGGGCGCGGACGTTCGCCGGTAG